Proteins encoded by one window of Arachis ipaensis cultivar K30076 chromosome B04, Araip1.1, whole genome shotgun sequence:
- the LOC107637202 gene encoding uncharacterized protein LOC107637202 gives MGATHFHPAILKVRLPRNFDKLTDMRYDGTKDPQEHVTAFEARMNLEGVGDAVRCRTFPVTLVGPAIRWFNTLPQGSITTFADISQKFLTRFTTRIAKAKHPINLLRVTQKPGEPTRKFLDRFNNECLEIDGLTDSVASLCLTNGLLNEDFRKHLTTKPVWTMQEIQSVTKEYINDEEVSQVLAANKRQPPSSSAR, from the coding sequence ATGGGCGCAACCCATTTTCACCCGGCAATCCTCAAGGTCCGGCTTCCGAGAAACTTCGACAAGCTGACGGACATGAGGTATGACGGGACCAAGGACCCCCAGGAGCATGTCACAGCCTTCGAAGCAAGGATGAATTTGGAAGGAGTAGGCGACGCAGTCAGATGCCGGACATTCCCTGTAACGCTGGTCGGACCTGCGATCCGATGGTTCAACACGCTCCCACAAGGGTCCATCACAACTTTCGCAGACATATCCCAGAAGTTCCTAACCCGGTTCACGACACGTATAGCTAAAGCGAAACACCCAATCAACCTATTGAGGGTCACCCAAAAACCAGGGGAGCCGACTAGGAAATTCCTAGACAGGTTTAACAACGAGTGCTTGGAGATCGACGGCCTCACGGATTCAGTTGCTAGCCTATGCCTAACAAACGGCCTACTAAACGAAGACTTTAGGAAGCACCTCACAACCAAACCCGTGTGGACCATGCAGGAAATTCAAAGCGTCACCAAAGAATACATCAACGatgaagaagtcagccaggtactagcagccaataaacggcagcctcCTAGCTCGTCAGCACGATAG